One part of the Scatophagus argus isolate fScaArg1 chromosome 12, fScaArg1.pri, whole genome shotgun sequence genome encodes these proteins:
- the adgrg4a gene encoding adhesion G-protein coupled receptor G4 isoform X1: protein MNSISSLSSHTICLCILLSVCLPGSSASVDSSLWGKKIPFSSRPCMWQLKPGTVVPALKELSVCMLLRLSYGTEWTGFVYKAQGKSQIELGLRGGSGRLAAWLFGKEQRFKSELKLQEWYSVCLTWSGQVRRLRVYINGTRQHEVSLSALPQQLAQNGTLTLGVSHYVDPNGEIKAESGNNLLGEISQFRMWSREWSAEELSDQNCVDGDVMSWDTKQWKYSCPPEPDKTLFCAWPFYKIRMWTSILQSTRSENCSVSPEELTRNWLDSIFPFNISVRDIIVSSPSSSCHEGSGALSVSTCDKCFSCEVYVEVDPAANVGDVQVNIATLLSLNFSNSFLNVTSDPNSISIIPVESFPVVSEPPPTASIAVISSGPTQSAPTHPANISTTREPLEINKTAVAPDTFFRVNMTLSITGSPTKPQDIIEKWVKEKLEVNDTMVVLNLITQENVDRNMDQYSGLMIFQGQQKHRYYCTFHVQEYNMNSVAEIKTFIHAALTSKYQNNSLTVHTMDVAIKHIVPENCLEETTSTIYGQYIWPEAFPQVNQEMGCKEPISERAYRLCKLDIETDTTSWAHSDMTNCNPLMKISDLDNITVTAGNAAEVVDAIQELVDVQLGTSPALPTSDLDRVVEKLREVANISKIKPAIGAIIVSIVSDILLSKTNVKGVANTVLVLTETMGNNMDFQDESISITAPLLALSMVNIDPDEFNGLTFGVSSNDSTLNPKIFLTQGFVSEPLPDTDATISLPSALYNFFSFLPGKRKEIRVQFNFYGTQKLFQDPLTTNSTHCNWTLNSHIVSASINNSQVSNLKDRVVVTLNNQIPKRPEDKVQCMFWDFHKNGGQGGWSSRGCETWSISPYRTSCLCDHLTHFAVLMDISKAPLSEADSKILTVISYLGCGISSIFLGITLLTYLAFEKLRRDYPSKILISLSAALLGLCMLFLLNSWLSSFSNYGLCIATAATLHYFLLASFTWMGLEALHMYFALVKVFNTYVPSYILKFCAVGWGIPLIIVSLVLAIDKNAYGSIAPEEAAVVLQSTEQFCWLQNDVFFYVTVVVFVLLILLCNVSVFIVVLLQIRQMRANKVSENSRSSLRDLKMVASLTVLLGLTWAMGFFSFGPGRVVLMYLFTIFNSFQGFCVFVFHCLMKENVRKQWRIHLCCGRFRLSDYSDWSRTVTVGGPCKKNNLVNSDSVASDSTSAIRKISDSSAGSAPNHRKA from the exons atgAACTCCATCAGCAGCTTGTCTTCTCACACCATCTGTCTTTGTAtactgctgtcagtgtgtcttcCTGGCTCAA GTGCCTCTGTCGATTCCAGCCTGTGGGGTAAGAAGATACCTTTCAGTAGCCGTCCATGCATGTGGCAGCTAAAACCAGGTACTGTGGTGCCAGCCCTTAAGGAACTGAGTGTATGTATGCTTTTACGCCTCAGCTATGGGACAGAATGGACAGGATTTGTCTACAAAGCACAAGGTAAAAGTCAGATAGAGCTGGGACTTCGGGGCGGAAGTGGGCGTCTGGCAGCATGGCTGTTTGGAAAAGAGCAGCGCTTTAAATCGGAACTGAAACTGCAGGAATGGTACTCCGTCTGTCTCACTTGGTCCGGCCAAGTTCGCAGACTTCGGGTCTACATAAATGGAACCAGACAGCATGAGGTCTCTCTCTCCGCCCTACCCCAGCAGCTGGCCCAGAATGGGACTCTCACTCTGGGGGTGTCTCATTATGTGGATCCAAATGGGGAAATAAAGGCAGAAAGTGGGAATAATTTGCTTGGTGAGATCAGTCAGTTCAGGATGTGGTCCAGAGAATGGAGCGCTGAGGAGCTGAGCGATCAGAACTGTGTAGACGGAGACGTGATGAGCTGGGACACGAAGCAGTGGAAATACAGCTGCCCTCCTGAGCCTGACAAGACCCTATTTTGTG CGTGGCCGTTCTATAAAATCAGAATGTGGACATCCATACTTCAATCCACCAGGTCTGAAAATTGCTCCGTATCACCGGAGGAACTCACAAGAAACTGG CTGGATAGCATTTTCcctttcaacatttctgtccgTGACATCATTGTGTCATCCCCAAG CAGTTCCTGCCATGAG ggatCAGGAGCTTTATCAGTCTCCACCTGCGATAAGTG TTTCAGCTGCGAAGTCTATGTGGAAGTGGATCCTGCTGCTAATGTAGGAGACGTTCAGGTGAACATTGCCACGTTACTGAGTTTGAACTTCTCTAACAGCTTTCTCAACGTGACATCTGACCCTAATAGTATCAGCATAATACCTGTGG AGTCATTCCCTGTGGTGTCAGAGCCACCACCAACTGCCAGCATTGCTGTAATTTCATCAG GTCCAACTCAAAGTGCGCCAACTCATCCTGCTAATATATCAACAACAAGAGAGCCATTAGAAATCAACAAGACTGCCG TTGCACCTGATACGTTCTTCAGAGTTAACATGACCTTGAGTATAACCGGAAGCCCCACAAAACCACAGGACATTATTGAGAAATGG GTAAAAGAGAAGCTGGAGGTGAATGACACCATGGTTGTACTGAATCTCATCACACAGGAGAATGTAGACAG GAACATGGACCAGTACAGTGGACTGATG ATTTTCCAAGGCCAACAAAAACA CAGATATTACTGCACCTTCCATGTTCAGGAATACAACATGAACAGTGTGGCAGAAATCAAAACTTTTATTCATGCTGCCTTAACATCAAAGTATCAAAACAACTCCCTTACTGTTCATACTATGGATGTGGCGATCAAGCACATAG TGCCAGAAAACTGTTTAGAAGAAACTACTTCAACAATCTATGGACAGTATATTTGGCCTGAAGCATTTCCACAAGTCAACCAAGAAATGGGATGCAAAGAGCCCATATCAGAGAGAGCCTACAGGCTTTG TAAGTTAGACATAGAAACTGACACGACCAGTTGGGCTCATTCTGATATGACAAACTGCAACCCACTCATGAAAATATCAGACCTGGACAATATCACCGTCACTGCTG GTAATGCGGCTGAGGTTGTGGACGCGATTCAGGAACTTGTAGATGTTCAGTTGGGTACCAGTCCAGCGCTCCCTACCTCCGATCTGGATAGAGTGGTGGAGAAGCTCAGGGAAGTGGCCAATATCAGCAAGATCAAACCTGCTATCGGTGCCATTATTGTCAGTATTGTTTCAGATATCCTGCTTTCCAAAACTAACGTCAAAGGGGTGGCTAACAC TGTCCTTGTCCTGACAGAGACAATGGGAAACAATATGGACTTCCAAGATGAATCTATCAGTATAACAGCACCCTTGCTGGCCCTGTCCATGGTCAACATAGATCCAGATGAGTTCAATGGCCTCACCTTCGGCGTGTCCTCCAACGATTCAACCCTGAACCCAAAG atttttctcacCCAAGGCTTTGTTAGTGAACCTCTCCCTGACACAGACGCTACCATCTCTTTGCCCTCTGCACTCTACAACTTTTTTAGCTTCCTTCCcggaaaaaggaaagaaatccGCGTGCAGTTTAATTTTTATGGAACACAAAAACTTTTTCAG GACCCGCTCACAACCAATTCAACTCACTGCAACTGGACATTGAATTCCCATATAGTATCTGCCAGCATCAATAACAGCCAAGTCAGCAACCTAAAGGATCGAGTTGTGGTGACCCTCAACAATCAAATACCCAAACGA cCAGAAGACAAGGTACAGTGCATGTTTTGGGATTTCCACAAAAATG gcggGCAGGGTGGCTGGAGCAGCAGAGGTTGTGAGACCTGGAGTATTTCTCCCTATCGTACCAGCTGTCTCTGTGATCATCTCACACATTTCGCTGTGCTCATG GATATATCCAAAGCCCCTCTCAGTGAAGCTGACAGTAAGATCCTGACAGTGATCTCATATCTTGGTTGTGGTATATCCTCCATATTTCTGGGCATCACTCTTCTCACCTACCTTGCTTTTGA GAAGCTGCGTCGAGATTATCCATCTAAGATACTCATCAGCCTGTCAGCTGCCCTGCTGGGGTTGTGCATGCTCTTCCTTCTCAACTCCTggctctcctccttctccaacTACGGTCTTTGCATAGCCACTGCTGCAACACTACACTACTTCCTACTGGCTTCTTTCACCTGGATGGGCCTGGAGGCCTTGCATATGTACTTCGCACTGGTCAAGGTCTTCAATACCTATGTCCCTTCCTACATCCTCAAGTTCTGTGCTGTAGGATGGG GTATTCCTTTAATCATAGTCAGCCTGGTGCTGGCCATAGATAAAAATGCATATGGCAGCATTGCACCTGAAGAGGCTGCTGTAGTGCTTCAGTCCACTGAGCAATT ttGCTGGCTGCAGAATGACGTCTTCTTCTACGTGACGGTGGTGGTGTTTGTTCTTCTGATTCTGTTGTGCAACGTTTCTGTGTTCATCGTGGTTCTGCTCCAGATCAGACAGATGAGGGCCAATAAGGTGTCAGAAAACAGCCGCAGCTCTCTGCGGGACTTGAAGATGGTGGCCAGCCTCACAGTCCTCTTGGGCCTGACGTGGGCAATgggctttttttcatttggacCAGGCAGAGTGGTCCTGATGTACCTGTTCACCATCTTCAACAGTTTTCAGG gattctgtgtttttgtgttccaCTGTttgatgaaggaaaatgtgaGGAAACAGTGGAGAATCCACTTGTGCTGCGGACGTTTCCGACTCAGTGATTACTCAG ACTGGAGCCGCACTGTGACGGTGGGTGGTCCCTGCAAAAAGAACAATCTTGTTAACTCTGACTCAGTCGCTTCTGACAGCACATCTGCCATCAGGAAGATTTCAGACTCCTCGGCAGGATCAGCACCAAACCACCGGAAGGCATGA
- the adgrg4a gene encoding adhesion G-protein coupled receptor G4 isoform X3 codes for MNSISSLSSHTICLCILLSVCLPGSSASVDSSLWGKKIPFSSRPCMWQLKPGTVVPALKELSVCMLLRLSYGTEWTGFVYKAQGKSQIELGLRGGSGRLAAWLFGKEQRFKSELKLQEWYSVCLTWSGQVRRLRVYINGTRQHEVSLSALPQQLAQNGTLTLGVSHYVDPNGEIKAESGNNLLGEISQFRMWSREWSAEELSDQNCVDGDVMSWDTKQWKYSCPPEPDKTLFCAWPFYKIRMWTSILQSTRSENCSVSPEELTRNWLDSIFPFNISVRDIIVSSPSSCHEGSGALSVSTCDKCFSCEVYVEVDPAANVGDVQVNIATLLSLNFSNSFLNVTSDPNSISIIPVESFPVVSEPPPTASIAVISSGPTQSAPTHPANISTTREPLEINKTAVAPDTFFRVNMTLSITGSPTKPQDIIEKWVKEKLEVNDTMVVLNLITQENVDRNMDQYSGLMIFQGQQKHRYYCTFHVQEYNMNSVAEIKTFIHAALTSKYQNNSLTVHTMDVAIKHIVPENCLEETTSTIYGQYIWPEAFPQVNQEMGCKEPISERAYRLCKLDIETDTTSWAHSDMTNCNPLMKISDLDNITVTAGNAAEVVDAIQELVDVQLGTSPALPTSDLDRVVEKLREVANISKIKPAIGAIIVSIVSDILLSKTNVKGVANTVLVLTETMGNNMDFQDESISITAPLLALSMVNIDPDEFNGLTFGVSSNDSTLNPKIFLTQGFVSEPLPDTDATISLPSALYNFFSFLPGKRKEIRVQFNFYGTQKLFQDPLTTNSTHCNWTLNSHIVSASINNSQVSNLKDRVVVTLNNQIPKRPEDKVQCMFWDFHKNGGQGGWSSRGCETWSISPYRTSCLCDHLTHFAVLMDISKAPLSEADSKILTVISYLGCGISSIFLGITLLTYLAFEKLRRDYPSKILISLSAALLGLCMLFLLNSWLSSFSNYGLCIATAATLHYFLLASFTWMGLEALHMYFALVKVFNTYVPSYILKFCAVGWGIPLIIVSLVLAIDKNAYGSIAPEEAAVVLQSTEQFCWLQNDVFFYVTVVVFVLLILLCNVSVFIVVLLQIRQMRANKVSENSRSSLRDLKMVASLTVLLGLTWAMGFFSFGPGRVVLMYLFTIFNSFQGFCVFVFHCLMKENVRKQWRIHLCCGRFRLSDYSDWSRTVTVGGPCKKNNLVNSDSVASDSTSAIRKISDSSAGSAPNHRKA; via the exons atgAACTCCATCAGCAGCTTGTCTTCTCACACCATCTGTCTTTGTAtactgctgtcagtgtgtcttcCTGGCTCAA GTGCCTCTGTCGATTCCAGCCTGTGGGGTAAGAAGATACCTTTCAGTAGCCGTCCATGCATGTGGCAGCTAAAACCAGGTACTGTGGTGCCAGCCCTTAAGGAACTGAGTGTATGTATGCTTTTACGCCTCAGCTATGGGACAGAATGGACAGGATTTGTCTACAAAGCACAAGGTAAAAGTCAGATAGAGCTGGGACTTCGGGGCGGAAGTGGGCGTCTGGCAGCATGGCTGTTTGGAAAAGAGCAGCGCTTTAAATCGGAACTGAAACTGCAGGAATGGTACTCCGTCTGTCTCACTTGGTCCGGCCAAGTTCGCAGACTTCGGGTCTACATAAATGGAACCAGACAGCATGAGGTCTCTCTCTCCGCCCTACCCCAGCAGCTGGCCCAGAATGGGACTCTCACTCTGGGGGTGTCTCATTATGTGGATCCAAATGGGGAAATAAAGGCAGAAAGTGGGAATAATTTGCTTGGTGAGATCAGTCAGTTCAGGATGTGGTCCAGAGAATGGAGCGCTGAGGAGCTGAGCGATCAGAACTGTGTAGACGGAGACGTGATGAGCTGGGACACGAAGCAGTGGAAATACAGCTGCCCTCCTGAGCCTGACAAGACCCTATTTTGTG CGTGGCCGTTCTATAAAATCAGAATGTGGACATCCATACTTCAATCCACCAGGTCTGAAAATTGCTCCGTATCACCGGAGGAACTCACAAGAAACTGG CTGGATAGCATTTTCcctttcaacatttctgtccgTGACATCATTGTGTCATCCCCAAG TTCCTGCCATGAG ggatCAGGAGCTTTATCAGTCTCCACCTGCGATAAGTG TTTCAGCTGCGAAGTCTATGTGGAAGTGGATCCTGCTGCTAATGTAGGAGACGTTCAGGTGAACATTGCCACGTTACTGAGTTTGAACTTCTCTAACAGCTTTCTCAACGTGACATCTGACCCTAATAGTATCAGCATAATACCTGTGG AGTCATTCCCTGTGGTGTCAGAGCCACCACCAACTGCCAGCATTGCTGTAATTTCATCAG GTCCAACTCAAAGTGCGCCAACTCATCCTGCTAATATATCAACAACAAGAGAGCCATTAGAAATCAACAAGACTGCCG TTGCACCTGATACGTTCTTCAGAGTTAACATGACCTTGAGTATAACCGGAAGCCCCACAAAACCACAGGACATTATTGAGAAATGG GTAAAAGAGAAGCTGGAGGTGAATGACACCATGGTTGTACTGAATCTCATCACACAGGAGAATGTAGACAG GAACATGGACCAGTACAGTGGACTGATG ATTTTCCAAGGCCAACAAAAACA CAGATATTACTGCACCTTCCATGTTCAGGAATACAACATGAACAGTGTGGCAGAAATCAAAACTTTTATTCATGCTGCCTTAACATCAAAGTATCAAAACAACTCCCTTACTGTTCATACTATGGATGTGGCGATCAAGCACATAG TGCCAGAAAACTGTTTAGAAGAAACTACTTCAACAATCTATGGACAGTATATTTGGCCTGAAGCATTTCCACAAGTCAACCAAGAAATGGGATGCAAAGAGCCCATATCAGAGAGAGCCTACAGGCTTTG TAAGTTAGACATAGAAACTGACACGACCAGTTGGGCTCATTCTGATATGACAAACTGCAACCCACTCATGAAAATATCAGACCTGGACAATATCACCGTCACTGCTG GTAATGCGGCTGAGGTTGTGGACGCGATTCAGGAACTTGTAGATGTTCAGTTGGGTACCAGTCCAGCGCTCCCTACCTCCGATCTGGATAGAGTGGTGGAGAAGCTCAGGGAAGTGGCCAATATCAGCAAGATCAAACCTGCTATCGGTGCCATTATTGTCAGTATTGTTTCAGATATCCTGCTTTCCAAAACTAACGTCAAAGGGGTGGCTAACAC TGTCCTTGTCCTGACAGAGACAATGGGAAACAATATGGACTTCCAAGATGAATCTATCAGTATAACAGCACCCTTGCTGGCCCTGTCCATGGTCAACATAGATCCAGATGAGTTCAATGGCCTCACCTTCGGCGTGTCCTCCAACGATTCAACCCTGAACCCAAAG atttttctcacCCAAGGCTTTGTTAGTGAACCTCTCCCTGACACAGACGCTACCATCTCTTTGCCCTCTGCACTCTACAACTTTTTTAGCTTCCTTCCcggaaaaaggaaagaaatccGCGTGCAGTTTAATTTTTATGGAACACAAAAACTTTTTCAG GACCCGCTCACAACCAATTCAACTCACTGCAACTGGACATTGAATTCCCATATAGTATCTGCCAGCATCAATAACAGCCAAGTCAGCAACCTAAAGGATCGAGTTGTGGTGACCCTCAACAATCAAATACCCAAACGA cCAGAAGACAAGGTACAGTGCATGTTTTGGGATTTCCACAAAAATG gcggGCAGGGTGGCTGGAGCAGCAGAGGTTGTGAGACCTGGAGTATTTCTCCCTATCGTACCAGCTGTCTCTGTGATCATCTCACACATTTCGCTGTGCTCATG GATATATCCAAAGCCCCTCTCAGTGAAGCTGACAGTAAGATCCTGACAGTGATCTCATATCTTGGTTGTGGTATATCCTCCATATTTCTGGGCATCACTCTTCTCACCTACCTTGCTTTTGA GAAGCTGCGTCGAGATTATCCATCTAAGATACTCATCAGCCTGTCAGCTGCCCTGCTGGGGTTGTGCATGCTCTTCCTTCTCAACTCCTggctctcctccttctccaacTACGGTCTTTGCATAGCCACTGCTGCAACACTACACTACTTCCTACTGGCTTCTTTCACCTGGATGGGCCTGGAGGCCTTGCATATGTACTTCGCACTGGTCAAGGTCTTCAATACCTATGTCCCTTCCTACATCCTCAAGTTCTGTGCTGTAGGATGGG GTATTCCTTTAATCATAGTCAGCCTGGTGCTGGCCATAGATAAAAATGCATATGGCAGCATTGCACCTGAAGAGGCTGCTGTAGTGCTTCAGTCCACTGAGCAATT ttGCTGGCTGCAGAATGACGTCTTCTTCTACGTGACGGTGGTGGTGTTTGTTCTTCTGATTCTGTTGTGCAACGTTTCTGTGTTCATCGTGGTTCTGCTCCAGATCAGACAGATGAGGGCCAATAAGGTGTCAGAAAACAGCCGCAGCTCTCTGCGGGACTTGAAGATGGTGGCCAGCCTCACAGTCCTCTTGGGCCTGACGTGGGCAATgggctttttttcatttggacCAGGCAGAGTGGTCCTGATGTACCTGTTCACCATCTTCAACAGTTTTCAGG gattctgtgtttttgtgttccaCTGTttgatgaaggaaaatgtgaGGAAACAGTGGAGAATCCACTTGTGCTGCGGACGTTTCCGACTCAGTGATTACTCAG ACTGGAGCCGCACTGTGACGGTGGGTGGTCCCTGCAAAAAGAACAATCTTGTTAACTCTGACTCAGTCGCTTCTGACAGCACATCTGCCATCAGGAAGATTTCAGACTCCTCGGCAGGATCAGCACCAAACCACCGGAAGGCATGA
- the adgrg4a gene encoding adhesion G-protein coupled receptor G4 isoform X2 translates to MNSISSLSSHTICLCILLSVCLPGSSASVDSSLWGKKIPFSSRPCMWQLKPGTVVPALKELSVCMLLRLSYGTEWTGFVYKAQGKSQIELGLRGGSGRLAAWLFGKEQRFKSELKLQEWYSVCLTWSGQVRRLRVYINGTRQHEVSLSALPQQLAQNGTLTLGVSHYVDPNGEIKAESGNNLLGEISQFRMWSREWSAEELSDQNCVDGDVMSWDTKQWKYSCPPEPDKTLFCAWPFYKIRMWTSILQSTRSENCSVSPEELTRNWLDSIFPFNISVRDIIVSSPSSSCHEGSGALSVSTCDKCFSCEVYVEVDPAANVGDVQVNIATLLSLNFSNSFLNVTSDPNSISIIPVESFPVVSEPPPTASIAVISSGPTQSAPTHPANISTTREPLEINKTAVAPDTFFRVNMTLSITGSPTKPQDIIEKWVKEKLEVNDTMVVLNLITQENVDRNMDQYSGLMIFQGQQKQYYCTFHVQEYNMNSVAEIKTFIHAALTSKYQNNSLTVHTMDVAIKHIVPENCLEETTSTIYGQYIWPEAFPQVNQEMGCKEPISERAYRLCKLDIETDTTSWAHSDMTNCNPLMKISDLDNITVTAGNAAEVVDAIQELVDVQLGTSPALPTSDLDRVVEKLREVANISKIKPAIGAIIVSIVSDILLSKTNVKGVANTVLVLTETMGNNMDFQDESISITAPLLALSMVNIDPDEFNGLTFGVSSNDSTLNPKIFLTQGFVSEPLPDTDATISLPSALYNFFSFLPGKRKEIRVQFNFYGTQKLFQDPLTTNSTHCNWTLNSHIVSASINNSQVSNLKDRVVVTLNNQIPKRPEDKVQCMFWDFHKNGGQGGWSSRGCETWSISPYRTSCLCDHLTHFAVLMDISKAPLSEADSKILTVISYLGCGISSIFLGITLLTYLAFEKLRRDYPSKILISLSAALLGLCMLFLLNSWLSSFSNYGLCIATAATLHYFLLASFTWMGLEALHMYFALVKVFNTYVPSYILKFCAVGWGIPLIIVSLVLAIDKNAYGSIAPEEAAVVLQSTEQFCWLQNDVFFYVTVVVFVLLILLCNVSVFIVVLLQIRQMRANKVSENSRSSLRDLKMVASLTVLLGLTWAMGFFSFGPGRVVLMYLFTIFNSFQGFCVFVFHCLMKENVRKQWRIHLCCGRFRLSDYSDWSRTVTVGGPCKKNNLVNSDSVASDSTSAIRKISDSSAGSAPNHRKA, encoded by the exons atgAACTCCATCAGCAGCTTGTCTTCTCACACCATCTGTCTTTGTAtactgctgtcagtgtgtcttcCTGGCTCAA GTGCCTCTGTCGATTCCAGCCTGTGGGGTAAGAAGATACCTTTCAGTAGCCGTCCATGCATGTGGCAGCTAAAACCAGGTACTGTGGTGCCAGCCCTTAAGGAACTGAGTGTATGTATGCTTTTACGCCTCAGCTATGGGACAGAATGGACAGGATTTGTCTACAAAGCACAAGGTAAAAGTCAGATAGAGCTGGGACTTCGGGGCGGAAGTGGGCGTCTGGCAGCATGGCTGTTTGGAAAAGAGCAGCGCTTTAAATCGGAACTGAAACTGCAGGAATGGTACTCCGTCTGTCTCACTTGGTCCGGCCAAGTTCGCAGACTTCGGGTCTACATAAATGGAACCAGACAGCATGAGGTCTCTCTCTCCGCCCTACCCCAGCAGCTGGCCCAGAATGGGACTCTCACTCTGGGGGTGTCTCATTATGTGGATCCAAATGGGGAAATAAAGGCAGAAAGTGGGAATAATTTGCTTGGTGAGATCAGTCAGTTCAGGATGTGGTCCAGAGAATGGAGCGCTGAGGAGCTGAGCGATCAGAACTGTGTAGACGGAGACGTGATGAGCTGGGACACGAAGCAGTGGAAATACAGCTGCCCTCCTGAGCCTGACAAGACCCTATTTTGTG CGTGGCCGTTCTATAAAATCAGAATGTGGACATCCATACTTCAATCCACCAGGTCTGAAAATTGCTCCGTATCACCGGAGGAACTCACAAGAAACTGG CTGGATAGCATTTTCcctttcaacatttctgtccgTGACATCATTGTGTCATCCCCAAG CAGTTCCTGCCATGAG ggatCAGGAGCTTTATCAGTCTCCACCTGCGATAAGTG TTTCAGCTGCGAAGTCTATGTGGAAGTGGATCCTGCTGCTAATGTAGGAGACGTTCAGGTGAACATTGCCACGTTACTGAGTTTGAACTTCTCTAACAGCTTTCTCAACGTGACATCTGACCCTAATAGTATCAGCATAATACCTGTGG AGTCATTCCCTGTGGTGTCAGAGCCACCACCAACTGCCAGCATTGCTGTAATTTCATCAG GTCCAACTCAAAGTGCGCCAACTCATCCTGCTAATATATCAACAACAAGAGAGCCATTAGAAATCAACAAGACTGCCG TTGCACCTGATACGTTCTTCAGAGTTAACATGACCTTGAGTATAACCGGAAGCCCCACAAAACCACAGGACATTATTGAGAAATGG GTAAAAGAGAAGCTGGAGGTGAATGACACCATGGTTGTACTGAATCTCATCACACAGGAGAATGTAGACAG GAACATGGACCAGTACAGTGGACTGATG ATTTTCCAAGGCCAACAAAAACA ATATTACTGCACCTTCCATGTTCAGGAATACAACATGAACAGTGTGGCAGAAATCAAAACTTTTATTCATGCTGCCTTAACATCAAAGTATCAAAACAACTCCCTTACTGTTCATACTATGGATGTGGCGATCAAGCACATAG TGCCAGAAAACTGTTTAGAAGAAACTACTTCAACAATCTATGGACAGTATATTTGGCCTGAAGCATTTCCACAAGTCAACCAAGAAATGGGATGCAAAGAGCCCATATCAGAGAGAGCCTACAGGCTTTG TAAGTTAGACATAGAAACTGACACGACCAGTTGGGCTCATTCTGATATGACAAACTGCAACCCACTCATGAAAATATCAGACCTGGACAATATCACCGTCACTGCTG GTAATGCGGCTGAGGTTGTGGACGCGATTCAGGAACTTGTAGATGTTCAGTTGGGTACCAGTCCAGCGCTCCCTACCTCCGATCTGGATAGAGTGGTGGAGAAGCTCAGGGAAGTGGCCAATATCAGCAAGATCAAACCTGCTATCGGTGCCATTATTGTCAGTATTGTTTCAGATATCCTGCTTTCCAAAACTAACGTCAAAGGGGTGGCTAACAC TGTCCTTGTCCTGACAGAGACAATGGGAAACAATATGGACTTCCAAGATGAATCTATCAGTATAACAGCACCCTTGCTGGCCCTGTCCATGGTCAACATAGATCCAGATGAGTTCAATGGCCTCACCTTCGGCGTGTCCTCCAACGATTCAACCCTGAACCCAAAG atttttctcacCCAAGGCTTTGTTAGTGAACCTCTCCCTGACACAGACGCTACCATCTCTTTGCCCTCTGCACTCTACAACTTTTTTAGCTTCCTTCCcggaaaaaggaaagaaatccGCGTGCAGTTTAATTTTTATGGAACACAAAAACTTTTTCAG GACCCGCTCACAACCAATTCAACTCACTGCAACTGGACATTGAATTCCCATATAGTATCTGCCAGCATCAATAACAGCCAAGTCAGCAACCTAAAGGATCGAGTTGTGGTGACCCTCAACAATCAAATACCCAAACGA cCAGAAGACAAGGTACAGTGCATGTTTTGGGATTTCCACAAAAATG gcggGCAGGGTGGCTGGAGCAGCAGAGGTTGTGAGACCTGGAGTATTTCTCCCTATCGTACCAGCTGTCTCTGTGATCATCTCACACATTTCGCTGTGCTCATG GATATATCCAAAGCCCCTCTCAGTGAAGCTGACAGTAAGATCCTGACAGTGATCTCATATCTTGGTTGTGGTATATCCTCCATATTTCTGGGCATCACTCTTCTCACCTACCTTGCTTTTGA GAAGCTGCGTCGAGATTATCCATCTAAGATACTCATCAGCCTGTCAGCTGCCCTGCTGGGGTTGTGCATGCTCTTCCTTCTCAACTCCTggctctcctccttctccaacTACGGTCTTTGCATAGCCACTGCTGCAACACTACACTACTTCCTACTGGCTTCTTTCACCTGGATGGGCCTGGAGGCCTTGCATATGTACTTCGCACTGGTCAAGGTCTTCAATACCTATGTCCCTTCCTACATCCTCAAGTTCTGTGCTGTAGGATGGG GTATTCCTTTAATCATAGTCAGCCTGGTGCTGGCCATAGATAAAAATGCATATGGCAGCATTGCACCTGAAGAGGCTGCTGTAGTGCTTCAGTCCACTGAGCAATT ttGCTGGCTGCAGAATGACGTCTTCTTCTACGTGACGGTGGTGGTGTTTGTTCTTCTGATTCTGTTGTGCAACGTTTCTGTGTTCATCGTGGTTCTGCTCCAGATCAGACAGATGAGGGCCAATAAGGTGTCAGAAAACAGCCGCAGCTCTCTGCGGGACTTGAAGATGGTGGCCAGCCTCACAGTCCTCTTGGGCCTGACGTGGGCAATgggctttttttcatttggacCAGGCAGAGTGGTCCTGATGTACCTGTTCACCATCTTCAACAGTTTTCAGG gattctgtgtttttgtgttccaCTGTttgatgaaggaaaatgtgaGGAAACAGTGGAGAATCCACTTGTGCTGCGGACGTTTCCGACTCAGTGATTACTCAG ACTGGAGCCGCACTGTGACGGTGGGTGGTCCCTGCAAAAAGAACAATCTTGTTAACTCTGACTCAGTCGCTTCTGACAGCACATCTGCCATCAGGAAGATTTCAGACTCCTCGGCAGGATCAGCACCAAACCACCGGAAGGCATGA